Proteins co-encoded in one Pelobates fuscus isolate aPelFus1 chromosome 5, aPelFus1.pri, whole genome shotgun sequence genomic window:
- the LOC134612512 gene encoding granzyme A-like isoform X1, with amino-acid sequence MGFLSICYTSALFLLIVISKGDSMEIIGGKEAKAHSRPYMAFLKGTKYCGGTLIKTNWVLTAAHCPIDSKSVVILGAHYWNRNESEQQRFLVSKTVPHPDFQSCTRSNDIKLIQLKGNAKLNKFVSVFQLPKSTEDVKISTVCDTAGWGVTKANKDVPSDYLRETNLTIVDRNQCHKIYSKQKPKEIITDNMLCAKPLKKQKTDTCAGDSGGPLICNNELRGIVSFGSKKCSPKIPGVYTRLTSQYVKWIQTTIGGDF; translated from the exons ATGGGTTTCCTCTCCATCTGCTACACGTCTGCATTGTTTCTCCTTATAgtaatttctaaag GAGATTCAATGGAAATCATTGGAGGGAAGGAAGCTAAGGCCCATTCCAGACCATACATGGCATTTTTGAAAGGTACCAAATACTGTGGAGGAACTTTGATTAAGACAAACTGGGTTTTAACCGCAGCACATTGTCCAAT TGATAGTAAGTCAGTGGTCATTCTGGGGGCCCATTATTGGAATAGAAATGAAAGTGAACAGCAAAGGTTTTTGGTTTCCAAAACAGTACCACACCCAGACTTTCAAAGTTGCACAAGATCCAATGATATTAAGCTTATACAG TTAAAAGGTAATGCAAAGCTGAACAAATTtgtgtcagtttttcaacttccaAAATCTACTGAAGATGTGAAAATTTCAACTGTGTGCGACACTGCAGGTTGGGGCGTCACCAAAGCTAACAAAGACGTACCATCGGACTATCTACGTGAAACAAATTTAACGATTGTCGATAGAAACCAATGCCACAAAATATATAGCAAACAGAAACCAAAAGAAATAATAACTGATAACATGCTCTGTGCCAAACCacttaaaaaacagaaaacagataCATGCGCG GGTGACTCTGGTGGACCTCTAATTTGTAACAATGAACTACGAGGGATTGTTTCATTTGGGAGCAAAAAGTGCAGTCCAAAAATACCTGGAGTGTATACTCGATTAACATCACAATATGTGAAGTGGATACAGACTACTATTGGTGGTGATTTCTAA
- the LOC134612512 gene encoding granzyme A-like isoform X2, producing the protein MEIIGGKEAKAHSRPYMAFLKGTKYCGGTLIKTNWVLTAAHCPIDSKSVVILGAHYWNRNESEQQRFLVSKTVPHPDFQSCTRSNDIKLIQLKGNAKLNKFVSVFQLPKSTEDVKISTVCDTAGWGVTKANKDVPSDYLRETNLTIVDRNQCHKIYSKQKPKEIITDNMLCAKPLKKQKTDTCAGDSGGPLICNNELRGIVSFGSKKCSPKIPGVYTRLTSQYVKWIQTTIGGDF; encoded by the exons ATGGAAATCATTGGAGGGAAGGAAGCTAAGGCCCATTCCAGACCATACATGGCATTTTTGAAAGGTACCAAATACTGTGGAGGAACTTTGATTAAGACAAACTGGGTTTTAACCGCAGCACATTGTCCAAT TGATAGTAAGTCAGTGGTCATTCTGGGGGCCCATTATTGGAATAGAAATGAAAGTGAACAGCAAAGGTTTTTGGTTTCCAAAACAGTACCACACCCAGACTTTCAAAGTTGCACAAGATCCAATGATATTAAGCTTATACAG TTAAAAGGTAATGCAAAGCTGAACAAATTtgtgtcagtttttcaacttccaAAATCTACTGAAGATGTGAAAATTTCAACTGTGTGCGACACTGCAGGTTGGGGCGTCACCAAAGCTAACAAAGACGTACCATCGGACTATCTACGTGAAACAAATTTAACGATTGTCGATAGAAACCAATGCCACAAAATATATAGCAAACAGAAACCAAAAGAAATAATAACTGATAACATGCTCTGTGCCAAACCacttaaaaaacagaaaacagataCATGCGCG GGTGACTCTGGTGGACCTCTAATTTGTAACAATGAACTACGAGGGATTGTTTCATTTGGGAGCAAAAAGTGCAGTCCAAAAATACCTGGAGTGTATACTCGATTAACATCACAATATGTGAAGTGGATACAGACTACTATTGGTGGTGATTTCTAA